In Dyadobacter sp. NIV53, a single window of DNA contains:
- a CDS encoding rhomboid family intramembrane serine protease, which yields MGAKEIFVFYFFTGIGAGLLFSAIGYFETSQLKNAVEIYIQNPSPDALLNFFTHHAQNLKEANIGFLNDFEGSPNNASYIKESINFVNGRYQSEINIPMVGASGAIFGILMAFGFLFPNTELFLLFVPFPIKAKYFVALYGLFELYSGIKNAQSDNVAHFAHIGGMLFAYILLRYWGAQKQNFY from the coding sequence GTGGGGGCCAAAGAAATTTTTGTTTTTTATTTTTTTACAGGAATTGGTGCTGGTTTGCTTTTCTCTGCAATAGGCTATTTCGAGACTTCTCAATTAAAAAATGCTGTAGAAATTTACATACAAAATCCTTCACCGGACGCGTTATTGAACTTTTTTACACATCATGCTCAAAATCTAAAAGAAGCGAATATTGGCTTTCTGAACGACTTTGAAGGCAGTCCCAACAACGCTTCTTATATCAAGGAAAGTATCAACTTTGTTAACGGCAGATACCAGTCAGAAATAAATATTCCTATGGTCGGAGCCTCCGGAGCAATTTTTGGTATTTTAATGGCGTTTGGTTTCTTATTTCCTAATACTGAATTATTTCTACTTTTTGTACCTTTTCCAATTAAAGCAAAATATTTTGTTGCATTGTATGGGTTATTTGAATTATATTCAGGTATAAAAAATGCTCAGTCTGACAATGTTGCGCATTTTGCCCACATTGGAGGAATGCTATTTGCTTATATATTGTTGCGTTACTGGGGGGCACAAAAACAAAATTTCTATTGA
- a CDS encoding rhomboid family intramembrane serine protease, translating into MSNIVDDIKREFAKSENSLIKIILINTAVFLVLLITKIILTLSQSAGIYNWIIDMLGLSASTGEFIRKPWTLITYFFTHEDIFHILFNMLFLYWFGKLVDEYLGAKRVVALYLLGGITGGVFFMVIYNLLPYFQPNLNGPPMLGASAAAFSIAVGASTLLPNYTFNIIFLGPIRIKFIALFYIILSLAQTIGPNAGGNLAHLGGAVMGYIFIKLLQNGTDLGKPLYSVMNVWSKMFRKRPSMQVTYREKQVYRSTSVYSSSASPSTIEMPNQTEIDSILDKISKSGYESLTKEEKQKLFKASQQK; encoded by the coding sequence ATGAGCAATATTGTTGATGACATAAAGAGGGAGTTTGCTAAGTCAGAAAATTCACTTATAAAAATAATTTTAATTAACACCGCAGTTTTTCTTGTATTGTTAATTACTAAAATCATTCTGACACTGTCTCAATCAGCCGGTATTTATAACTGGATTATTGATATGCTTGGCTTATCAGCATCTACCGGTGAATTTATCCGGAAACCGTGGACGTTGATCACCTATTTCTTTACACACGAAGATATATTCCATATACTTTTTAATATGCTTTTTTTATACTGGTTTGGAAAACTGGTAGACGAATATCTTGGTGCTAAAAGAGTAGTAGCACTATACTTGTTAGGAGGGATAACCGGAGGCGTATTTTTTATGGTAATCTATAATCTTCTGCCTTACTTTCAGCCTAATTTAAATGGGCCACCTATGTTAGGAGCGTCAGCTGCGGCTTTTTCTATAGCAGTAGGTGCATCTACACTTTTACCAAATTATACATTCAATATTATTTTTTTAGGGCCAATCAGAATTAAGTTTATTGCATTATTTTATATAATCCTATCTCTTGCCCAAACAATAGGACCTAATGCAGGTGGAAATCTGGCCCATTTGGGAGGTGCTGTAATGGGCTACATATTCATTAAATTATTACAAAACGGAACTGATCTTGGAAAGCCGTTATATTCAGTAATGAATGTCTGGTCAAAAATGTTCCGTAAACGCCCTTCTATGCAGGTTACTTACCGTGAAAAACAGGTTTATCGCAGCACAAGTGTTTATTCCTCATCCGCTTCACCATCTACAATAGAAATGCCAAATCAGACAGAAATAGATTCTATTTTGGATAAAATTTCAAAATCAGGCTACGAAAGTCTTACTAAAGAAGAGAAGCAAAAACTATTCAAAGCCAGTCAGCAAAAATAA
- a CDS encoding rhomboid family intramembrane serine protease translates to MLSITPTVKNLIILNILFFIADKYVLNGTLSYLFALRPVLSSEFMPYQFVSYMFFHSLNDWGHIFGNMFGLFMFGPLLERMWGPKKFLFFIFLQELVLVCFSLQ, encoded by the coding sequence ATGTTATCTATTACCCCTACTGTTAAAAATTTAATTATTCTTAACATCCTTTTTTTTATTGCTGATAAGTATGTTCTCAATGGAACACTCAGCTACCTTTTCGCTTTAAGACCTGTCTTATCAAGTGAATTTATGCCATACCAGTTTGTGTCTTACATGTTCTTTCATAGCTTAAATGACTGGGGACATATCTTTGGTAATATGTTTGGTTTATTCATGTTCGGGCCTTTATTGGAACGCATGTGGGGGCCAAAGAAATTTTTGTTTTTTATTTTTTTACAGGAATTGGTGCTGGTTTGCTTTTCTCTGCAATAG
- the nagB gene encoding glucosamine-6-phosphate deaminase, whose translation MSLQTVNPETILLQVADNAINGTIGQPITYEKIPTRIFADSKEASNAVAQEIADLIRQKQKEGKQCILGLATGSSPKTVYALLVKMHKEEGLSFKNVISFNLDEYYQMEPDSIYSYHRFMKEQLFDHVDIPQENYFVPDGTVPAALLREYCISYENRINAVGGLDFQLLGIGGNGHIGFNEPGSLINARTRLITLDHSTRAAASMEFGGLHKVPRKAITLGVAPILSARRIVLLAWGERKASVIQAAVEGPVTERNPASYLQAHPDVSFVLDESAASELTRVKTPWSVDSVVWDNKMIKKAVAHLSKSLGKPILKLTDKDYNDNGMSDLLAQYGAGYEININVFNQLQHTITGWPGGKPNADDTNRPERAQPAKKRVLLFSPHPDDDIISMGGTFQRLVDQGHEVHVAYQTSGNIAVADDEALRFIDFVVDFNNAFGTQSEVTNKLFLDAKNFLKHTKDSEIDTPEIRQVKGLLRQGEAKSTCRFVGIPTSQAHFLNMPFYETGTVQKKPIGEEDIRIIENLIEEIKPHQIYAAGDFADPHGTHKVCWDAIEAALERSKHKNFMKDCWVWLYRGAWAEWDIYEIEMAVPMSPDQVLKKRQGIFKHQSQKDGVVFQGEDSREFWQRAEERNRATAHLYDRLGLAQYEAMEAFVRWKF comes from the coding sequence ATGAGTCTTCAAACTGTAAATCCAGAGACGATTTTACTTCAGGTAGCCGACAATGCTATTAATGGAACAATCGGCCAGCCTATTACTTACGAAAAAATACCTACCCGGATTTTTGCAGATTCCAAAGAAGCTTCTAACGCAGTGGCACAGGAAATTGCTGATTTGATCAGACAAAAGCAAAAAGAAGGAAAGCAGTGTATTTTAGGACTTGCAACAGGATCTTCTCCTAAAACTGTATATGCATTGTTAGTAAAAATGCACAAAGAAGAAGGCCTTAGTTTTAAAAATGTCATTTCATTCAATCTGGATGAATATTATCAGATGGAACCGGATTCTATCTATAGTTATCACCGTTTCATGAAAGAGCAGTTGTTTGATCATGTGGATATTCCCCAGGAAAATTATTTTGTTCCGGATGGTACAGTGCCTGCTGCATTGCTGCGTGAGTATTGCATTTCTTACGAAAACAGAATTAATGCGGTTGGCGGACTTGATTTTCAATTGCTGGGAATCGGTGGAAACGGGCATATTGGTTTTAATGAACCAGGTTCTTTGATCAATGCTCGTACCAGGCTGATCACATTAGATCATTCTACCCGTGCAGCTGCTTCAATGGAGTTTGGCGGACTGCATAAGGTACCGCGTAAGGCGATTACGTTAGGTGTTGCGCCGATCCTGAGCGCCAGACGTATTGTATTGCTTGCATGGGGTGAAAGAAAAGCTTCGGTAATTCAGGCAGCAGTAGAAGGGCCGGTAACAGAAAGAAATCCTGCATCTTATCTTCAGGCACATCCGGATGTATCGTTTGTTTTGGATGAAAGTGCAGCATCTGAGTTAACACGGGTTAAAACTCCATGGTCAGTAGATTCGGTAGTCTGGGACAATAAAATGATCAAGAAGGCTGTGGCCCATTTATCAAAGAGCTTGGGCAAGCCAATTTTAAAATTAACAGATAAAGATTATAACGATAATGGTATGAGTGATTTGCTGGCACAATATGGTGCTGGTTATGAAATCAACATTAATGTATTTAATCAATTACAACATACCATAACCGGGTGGCCGGGTGGAAAACCCAATGCGGATGATACCAACCGTCCGGAACGTGCTCAGCCTGCAAAAAAACGTGTATTGCTTTTCAGCCCTCATCCTGACGATGATATTATTTCAATGGGTGGTACGTTCCAAAGACTTGTAGATCAGGGGCATGAAGTACATGTTGCTTATCAGACTTCGGGAAATATTGCTGTTGCTGATGATGAAGCTTTACGCTTTATTGATTTCGTAGTGGATTTCAATAATGCATTCGGAACACAAAGCGAGGTGACAAACAAACTGTTTCTTGATGCCAAAAACTTTTTAAAACATACCAAGGACAGCGAAATTGATACACCCGAAATACGTCAGGTTAAAGGGCTTTTGAGACAGGGAGAAGCAAAATCAACTTGCCGTTTCGTAGGAATTCCTACAAGCCAGGCTCATTTCCTGAATATGCCTTTTTACGAAACCGGGACAGTACAAAAGAAACCAATCGGAGAAGAAGACATACGCATTATTGAAAACCTGATTGAAGAAATTAAACCGCATCAAATTTATGCCGCGGGTGATTTCGCAGATCCGCATGGTACCCATAAAGTATGCTGGGATGCCATTGAGGCGGCATTAGAACGTTCGAAACATAAAAATTTCATGAAAGACTGCTGGGTATGGCTGTATCGCGGTGCCTGGGCTGAATGGGATATTTACGAAATTGAGATGGCAGTTCCTATGAGCCCGGATCAGGTTTTGAAAAAACGTCAGGGTATTTTTAAACATCAGTCACAAAAAGACGGAGTTGTATTTCAGGGAGAAGATTCAAGAGAATTCTGGCAGAGAGCCGAGGAACGTAACAGAGCAACTGCGCATTTGTACGATAGGCTCGGACTTGCACAGTATGAAGCAATGGAAGCTTTTGTAAGGTGGAAATTCTAG
- the dxs gene encoding 1-deoxy-D-xylulose-5-phosphate synthase, translated as MLITPGKLLAKIDSPADLRKLDRTQLPQVCNELRQYIIDNVSVYGGHFGANLGVVELTVALHYVFNTPDDQLIWDVGHQAYGHKILTGRRDNFHTNRTYGGLSGFPKRKESIYDAFGVGHSSTSISSALGMAVASALENNYQRQHIAIIGDGALTAGLAFEGLNHAGATDSNLLIILNDNCMAIDPNVGALKEYLTDITTSQTYNKFRDEVWNMLGKMSNFGKSAQEIVSKVEAVMKTAILRQSNLFESLGLRYFGPIDGNDISHLTEVLQDLKSIPGPKILHCLTTKGKGYSLAEKDQTKWHSPGIFDKVTGEIQKKIYSVPQAPKFQDVFGHTLLQLAQANEAIVGVTPAMPSGSSMNIMMEDMPERAFDVGIAEQHAVTFSAGMATRGKIVYCNIYSTFMQRAYDQVIHDVCIQELPVIFCLDRAGLVGADGPTHHGVYDIAFMRCIPNMVVASPMNEQELRNMMYTAQLDSFQKGTRAFTIRYPRGTGVMPQWKTPFEEIKIGTGRKVRNGSDIAILSLGPIGNLANLACEQLKKQGIDVALYDMRFVKPLDENILHEIFMNFDRVITLEDGCLQGGFGSAVMEFMVDHGYSSRLKRLGIPDGIVEHGEPSELYRECGFDAVGITKTVIEFMNSATAAIV; from the coding sequence ATGCTTATAACACCTGGAAAATTACTTGCCAAAATCGATTCTCCTGCTGATTTGCGAAAGCTGGATCGTACACAGCTTCCACAGGTATGCAACGAATTGCGTCAATATATCATTGATAATGTTTCTGTTTATGGAGGTCATTTCGGTGCGAATCTCGGTGTGGTTGAATTAACTGTTGCTCTTCATTATGTATTTAATACGCCGGATGATCAGCTTATATGGGATGTAGGCCATCAGGCTTACGGTCATAAAATATTAACAGGAAGACGAGATAATTTTCACACAAATCGTACTTATGGGGGGCTTTCCGGCTTTCCAAAACGTAAGGAAAGTATCTATGATGCATTTGGGGTAGGGCATTCCTCTACTTCTATTTCATCAGCATTAGGAATGGCAGTTGCATCCGCTCTTGAAAACAATTATCAGCGTCAGCATATCGCAATTATAGGTGATGGCGCATTGACAGCCGGCTTAGCGTTTGAAGGACTAAACCATGCAGGTGCAACGGATTCAAATTTGCTTATCATATTGAATGATAATTGCATGGCGATTGATCCTAATGTTGGTGCGCTTAAAGAATATCTTACAGACATTACCACTTCACAAACATATAACAAGTTTAGGGACGAGGTCTGGAATATGCTTGGTAAAATGAGCAATTTCGGCAAAAGTGCACAGGAAATTGTTTCGAAAGTGGAAGCAGTAATGAAAACTGCTATTCTTCGCCAAAGTAATCTTTTTGAATCTCTTGGCTTACGTTATTTTGGTCCTATTGATGGTAACGATATTAGCCATTTAACCGAAGTATTACAAGATCTGAAAAGTATTCCGGGACCTAAAATACTTCACTGTCTTACAACAAAAGGAAAAGGATACAGCCTAGCAGAAAAGGATCAAACAAAATGGCATTCCCCCGGGATTTTTGATAAAGTTACCGGAGAAATTCAAAAGAAGATTTATAGTGTACCTCAGGCACCAAAGTTTCAGGATGTTTTTGGGCATACATTATTACAACTTGCGCAGGCAAATGAAGCAATAGTAGGTGTAACGCCAGCTATGCCTTCCGGCTCTTCTATGAATATCATGATGGAGGATATGCCAGAGCGTGCATTTGACGTAGGTATTGCAGAACAGCATGCGGTAACATTTTCAGCGGGGATGGCTACCAGAGGCAAGATCGTTTACTGCAACATATATTCAACCTTTATGCAAAGAGCATACGATCAGGTAATACATGACGTATGTATACAAGAATTACCTGTTATCTTTTGTCTCGACAGAGCGGGTCTTGTGGGTGCAGACGGGCCAACACACCATGGAGTGTATGATATCGCATTTATGCGTTGTATTCCTAACATGGTTGTGGCTTCACCAATGAATGAACAGGAACTAAGAAATATGATGTACACTGCTCAGTTGGACTCCTTTCAAAAAGGAACTAGAGCATTTACTATAAGATACCCGCGTGGAACAGGTGTTATGCCGCAGTGGAAGACACCTTTTGAAGAAATTAAAATCGGTACAGGCCGAAAAGTCCGGAATGGATCAGATATTGCAATACTTTCACTTGGGCCAATTGGCAATTTAGCTAATCTGGCATGTGAACAGCTGAAAAAACAAGGTATTGACGTGGCACTTTATGACATGCGATTTGTAAAACCACTCGATGAAAATATTTTACATGAAATATTCATGAACTTTGACCGTGTAATAACACTGGAAGATGGTTGCTTACAGGGAGGATTTGGAAGTGCGGTTATGGAATTTATGGTAGATCATGGTTATTCTTCACGTCTTAAAAGACTTGGTATACCAGATGGTATTGTCGAGCATGGAGAACCATCTGAACTCTATCGTGAGTGCGGATTTGATGCCGTCGGAATCACGAAAACAGTAATTGAATTCATGAATTCTGCTACTGCAGCAATTGTCTAA
- the mutL gene encoding DNA mismatch repair endonuclease MutL — protein MASSDIIQLLPDSIANQIAAGEVVQRPASVVKELLENAIDAKANQIQVILREAGRTLIQIIDDGAGMSETDARMCFERHATSKIRQSEDLFQIRTLGFRGEALASIAAVSQVELRTRTSTDELGTLIKIEASEIKAQEAVACITGTSLSVKNLFFNVPARRNFLKSNAVEMRHVLDEFQRIALAHPEVGLTLHHNDTEVFNLQPGKLVKRIVDIYGKSYREQLAFCQEDTSYISVRGYIGKPEFARKTRGEQFFFVNERFIKHSYMHHAVISAFDGTLPEGSHPFYVLFIEIDPSHIDINIHPTKTEIKFDDERSVYAIIMSAVKKAVGVYNLSQSIDFDDNINFLSPPSIDQNHNIVPRTVMPDWAAQSKKSETGQSRSNLTNWNKLFEGLQSTEDRSRELAAFEMNTPIANPQYQEQAMTVASKVNRMASEVIAAPESDAVIFQLHNRYILSQVKDGIMLIDQKAAYERILYERYRKMLTNRNGACQQLLFPKTIRLTHSDMQLVHETKNEIRSLGFEFDEFGSNELIIRGIPADLPEESEQDLFEELIEQLKQSYSDLKLNKPESLSRSLARRFSIRYAVKLSLVEIHTLINQLFSSTDPNRTPGGEAIIILLTMDKLSSIFRP, from the coding sequence ATGGCGTCTTCTGACATCATTCAATTATTACCAGATTCTATTGCCAACCAGATCGCAGCCGGAGAAGTCGTTCAGCGACCTGCGTCTGTGGTAAAGGAGCTACTAGAAAATGCCATTGATGCGAAGGCAAATCAGATTCAGGTTATTTTGCGTGAGGCAGGCAGAACATTAATTCAGATCATTGATGATGGCGCCGGCATGTCGGAAACTGATGCAAGAATGTGCTTTGAAAGACATGCTACATCTAAAATACGCCAGTCCGAAGATTTATTTCAAATACGTACCCTGGGCTTTCGTGGTGAGGCATTGGCATCTATCGCAGCTGTATCTCAGGTAGAACTGCGTACAAGAACATCAACCGATGAATTAGGAACATTAATCAAAATTGAAGCTTCTGAAATAAAGGCACAGGAAGCAGTTGCCTGCATTACCGGTACGAGTTTGTCAGTCAAAAATTTATTTTTCAATGTTCCGGCAAGACGTAATTTCCTAAAATCCAACGCCGTAGAAATGCGCCATGTGCTGGATGAGTTTCAGCGTATTGCATTGGCACATCCGGAAGTTGGCCTTACATTACATCATAACGATACCGAAGTTTTTAATTTACAGCCTGGCAAACTTGTCAAAAGGATTGTAGATATATATGGAAAGAGTTATCGGGAACAGCTGGCTTTTTGCCAGGAAGATACCTCATACATCAGCGTCCGCGGGTACATTGGAAAGCCCGAATTTGCGCGTAAAACCCGTGGGGAGCAGTTCTTTTTTGTTAATGAACGTTTTATTAAGCACAGTTATATGCATCATGCTGTAATTAGCGCTTTTGATGGAACATTACCTGAAGGAAGTCATCCATTTTATGTATTATTCATAGAAATTGATCCGTCACATATTGACATTAATATCCATCCGACCAAAACAGAAATAAAGTTTGACGATGAGCGGTCGGTATATGCAATCATTATGTCGGCTGTCAAAAAGGCAGTGGGTGTTTATAATCTTTCCCAGTCGATAGATTTTGATGATAATATCAATTTTTTAAGTCCGCCTTCCATTGATCAGAACCACAATATAGTTCCGAGAACTGTAATGCCGGATTGGGCAGCTCAATCAAAAAAATCAGAAACCGGACAGTCTCGTTCTAATCTTACCAACTGGAATAAACTTTTTGAGGGCTTACAAAGTACAGAAGACCGGAGCAGGGAACTTGCTGCTTTTGAAATGAACACACCTATCGCTAATCCACAGTATCAGGAACAGGCTATGACGGTGGCAAGTAAAGTCAACCGAATGGCTTCGGAAGTCATTGCAGCTCCGGAAAGCGATGCCGTAATTTTCCAGCTTCATAACCGGTATATTTTGTCTCAGGTAAAGGATGGAATTATGCTGATCGACCAGAAAGCTGCTTATGAGCGCATCCTTTACGAACGCTACCGCAAAATGCTTACGAATAGAAACGGCGCCTGTCAGCAGCTTTTATTCCCTAAAACAATACGGCTGACACATTCTGATATGCAGCTGGTACACGAAACAAAAAATGAAATCAGGAGCCTTGGTTTTGAATTTGATGAATTTGGATCAAATGAATTAATCATTCGCGGCATACCTGCAGATTTACCTGAAGAAAGTGAACAGGATCTTTTTGAGGAACTGATAGAACAATTAAAACAAAGTTATTCGGATCTGAAATTGAATAAACCCGAAAGTTTGTCGCGTTCACTGGCACGTCGTTTTTCCATACGCTATGCAGTTAAGCTTTCCCTGGTTGAGATCCATACGCTTATAAATCAGCTTTTTTCCTCAACAGATCCTAACCGAACACCTGGCGGAGAAGCAATTATTATATTACTTACGATGGACAAACTCAGCAGCATTTTCAGACCGTAA